TTCTATTTAAATGCCAAGTGCAATGAACTTTGTGAATTAGCTGGCAAAGCTCCACATTTCTCGATAATGTATTATACAAAGATTGAAACTTTAATGAAGAGCGAGTTGGTTCTGAAAAGGCAAGTGTAGACCAGTTGTTGCCAAAAAAAGGATATTCTGGTATCGTTACTATCGGTCTTTCATTCAAATATAAGTTTTTGTAAAGCGAAGACACTGTTTTATCATAAACAGCATGAGATACCAGCATTAGTGAACATTTATCAGATTGGTTCAAATAGCCTAGGATTTCCAACCAAATTTCATTAGGCAAAAGGTGTAACATTGTGAATTACACAACCTCTGAGATGCCCCCAGATTATAGTTATGCAATCAGTGATCTTAGTTCTATTAGTTTAGTTGGGAACATTTTAATGATCGACAGAAGTTATTAAGTAGGCAGTGTAAGTCCTGCAACTCATCGGCTATTATAAATGATAAGTCAGCACAAATTTAATATGGCACGTGATACTATGGGGTAATATGGTGGAATTTTCAACTTAATAGAATTTGTCTGTGATACCCTTCGTGGTGTTGCAGACATTTGGTCAATTTGAAACAATACAGAGATGATCAGCAGTTCCCCTGCATAAGGATGAACCGTTTTACAAAGAGatttactattttttttttgatcATGAGAAGTAGAAGAATTATGATATTGTATAAGGTTCAAGAATAATAAGGGGCGTACCGCTTGTGCGCTTTGCTTTAAAATTACATTCTCTCATCGTTCTGCTTGATTATATTgcattatttttaatttttgagTTCGAACCCCCATTGTATCAAAAGTTATCAAAAActtaaacaaaaaaaaaaaaaaaaatgctacAAGGAATAAGGTACAATAAATactagtaataataataataataataatacaaacCTACGAAAAAAGACGTCTAATGAGTGCCTGTACGGAATAAAATAGCCACTGAAGTTATTCTATTGACTGACACGATGCAGCAGTTGAAAGGGAAGaaataaaccaaaattAAATAGATGGAGAAATTTGTAGCATGACAAACAGGATAATAgggtaaaaaaaaaagacgcAGTCAGAGAAACTGCAAGTTCATGTTAAATTGTCTCAGATTAGAAATACAGTTTAGTTTCAAAGGAAGTAGGATGATATGCTGATCTTTAACGCCAATACGCCATAATGATGGACCGATTACGTGTAATGATAAACCTGGCATCATTCCATCTCTATTACAGAAATCGAAAATCTGTTCGTTGGTTTTTATCTCGTCAATTTTAGAGCACAAGTTTTTACAAGGCAATCCGTTGACGGTCAAGTCTGCCATTGTAATGCAGGTGATAAAAACGTAACCCTGGAATTGAGGGAACTGGAAGGAAGAGTCTTCAATGTTGTGCTTTCTATTTATGTCGGCTAAaagattcttcaagataTGGCAATCATTTTCGTTGGCCACCTGGACATGaattgttttcattctcttattaaagaaaagtgTCATTTCAGTGGCATCGAACTGAACAATCAAATCTCTTGGTTCCTTATCGACATAGGGGCGCTGGTAAGACACCATATCCCACTCAGCAGGAGATGCTTCCaactttctcttcttttgtgGACACAGGTACAAATCTTCTGAAGACTCTGAATCACTGCGTATTTCGCAGGCCTTGATATCGGTATCCTGAGCTAACAATTTTATTCCTGTTCTTCTGAGATGGTGTAATTTCATGGTAATCTCTTCACGTTTGCAAAATGGGTTTCTGGTGATTCTATGTGGAATCAATCTTTGTTGCAAGTTGAGCAAGCAGTAAAACTTACATTCTTTCAAGAGATTACTAATGGAGATGTGAGATGGCACGACgtaatcatcatctgtcAAAAGGTTTAGGATCTCTTGGAATAGCACACTCGATCTGGTCACAAATGGGATGAAATGGGATGGAGGTCTGATCATCTGCTTTTCGTGAAATACATTTTCCACATCAACCAACATCGCGTCAATTAGTAGGTTAAAGTAATTGGGAGAATCTCCGGGCCTATCAAAAAGACTCTTCGAGAACTTGAAGTGCTTGCCGCCAATATTAATAAAGTAGTAGTCGTACTTCTGTAGCATCCTCTTTAACCTGGGTAACCTATAGTACAACGAGTCCAAAAACAACGTAATGAAATCTCTTTCGTCCAACACAGACAACGGATACCCTTGCAAGTGGTTCATGATGTTCTCGAAAACCCTATCAGATCTGTCGAGAATCAAAACTTGCGGCGAATCCTTCTGTGCGTTGAAATAATCCGTGAAAAAGGAGGGCCCATCGCTGCTGAGCGACGCTCCACTgatcttgaacaacttcGACCCCACCTGaattttgtatatattctCGTGGGGCAAGAGTTCCGGGATTTTTATCATAGGTTCACTGTTGTCAACAATGTCCATCTCAAATTGATTAATATGCTTGTTTCGGGGACTAGGTCTGTCTTTTGCAACTTGGAACTAAGATGAATATAATACAAAGAAACGATCGATCGATGGATCTGCTCTTTTTGTCCTTAGAGTACGCCTAActacaaaaaaagaagaagctcaCTGCAATCTCGGGTATAAATAATAAGCACCTCTACTACTTGCAATACCCAAAACTCACTCAACAATCGACTGCATGGAACCACAgttataataataatccTTTTAGTTCCCAATCAGCGCCGAATTTGTAATAcatattttatattctctgctctctctctctctctctgttttttttttttttttccaggCCTGTCTTCGGAAATTCTTGATTTCTAATATTGTATGGGTAGTAAATGCTAAAAAGACTGTCAAAAAGCGCCTATGGGACTAAGCGAGATTAAGCGAGATTGCGCTGGATTGCGTAAGGTCAAAAGTCAAAGCTAACTAACTAACATATATATGCCTTTCAGAGACGATATGCAGGCCCGAATAAGCGGGCCCTGGTAAATCACACGCTTACTGGCTGCATACCTCTATCTGCCTGCCTGCGCTTCAGCGGCAAGCTCGTTGATACACTCTTCGGGCTTAAGCCCGAAGAGCGTAATCTAAGTGTATACTGGACAGACAATTCTCTCAATACTCTTAGATAGACAAGTCAAGACACTAGACACTAGGCACTAGACACCTACTTAGTAGAGCAGATattgcaacaacaacaacaacaacaacaaaaaaaaaaaaaggagaACAATGTGTTACACGTGACACCTATTACGTATTTTGCATGCCTCTAAAGGGTGTACGCCCGTTGTGGTTGATGTCCGTATATTCGGAGGAggcggcagcagcagtagcagcagcagcagcaagaaTGACAGAAACCGCTTCCGCCACGTCTTGAAGGTGGACAAGGTAAAAATTTAGTTACTATTATTTAATTGCGCATCACACGGTGGCACTTTTGTTGTGCCAGCTTCCTGAATTCGTTTGCGACTGCAAAAGGCAGCTCTCACTGAGGTTGTCCAGTGGGTCTAGAAAGTATGGgcaaatgcaaatgtaATTAATGCTGTTGGATTGTTAATCAAAACGAGATGCCACTAGTTGGGACGACGACGCAGCAAAACGGGAAAAACGAGGGAAAAACCAAGtagtgaagaaaaaaaaaaaaaaaaaaaaaaaaaaggttgcTGCCAGTAGTTGCAGGGTTGGAAAgggtgtgtgtgtgcgtTGTTGGTTACATAATGAAGAGGGAAGGCAGGGCGGTGCGAGAAGCAGGCAAGCAAAGATGTAGGGCACGAATGCAAGTTGGAGGCattttgtgtgtgtgtgtatgtgtgtcCTTCTTTACCCGTGTGCATATGAACCGGTTAAGGTTGTTCGTATTTGTATATAAAGAGAGGGCATAGTTGGACTATGCCAATTCGGTTGGACAGGACGTTTATAGAATATGTGTTTAATGTATGAACGATAGCAAGCAGTTAATCCAGTACCCGAACCCGGAAAAATAGCTAGTTAACGATGTCTACTAAATTACCAGAAACCAAGTTCCAATACGTCAGAATCATTCCTTCCCAAGAAGGAACTGAAGCCTGTACCTTCCCAGTTGAGACCAGTTTCTCTGAGTTCAAGGGACCAATTGTTATCACAGGTGCCCCAGCAGCCTTTTCTCCAACATGTTCTATCTCGCACATTCCAGGTTACGTTGAGAAGTTGGACGAATTAGTGAAGGCTGGTGCCTCCCAAGTTTTCGTTGTCACTGCCGACAATCCATTTGCCAACAACGCATGGGCCAAGAAGTTGGGTGTCAAGGACACTGATAAGATCAAGTTCATTACCGATTCTGGTGCCAAGTTCTCCCAATCTTTGGGCTACGCATTGCCAATTGGTGATGGTGTTTACTGGGCCAGCAGATACTTGGTGATAGCCAAGGACGGTGAGATCATCTACAAGGCTGTTGAAGAGAAGCCAGCTTCCGAAGTCACTGTTTCTTCTGTCGACAACGCTTTGGACCAATTGCGCAAGTTATAGGCGGGGCCTTGGGGCGCTGCCTTAAGGTAAAGTTTACGTAACGTTTTATTATATGTATAGTTTggttaaagaaaataaagattCTTAGTCTAATGTCAGCATTCCCCgtccaaaaaaaatcggTTGGTTGGTTAGCTAGCTAGTCTTACGTGCTGCGACAGGCCGTGACAGAGCCCCCAACGCCAGACCCATCCCAAGTTTGACATCCAAGaacgaagaaaaaggatTTTAATCTAAATTTTAGATAGAAAATATAAATGACAAAATAATTCTATAGTGAAATTAATACGACGAAAATGAACCAAAAGTTTAACTCATGGGATCCCTTTCTTCCTCAACAGCAGTAAAATGTATGGAAAGTGAAAGAAACCCTTTTTCAAGGGcgaatctttcaaaatgtATTGCATCTGTAGCATAGATACGGATACTCACTTCCCTAAAAAATACCCTAGTGAGTGAAGAAAGTCCCAAGTGTaagtcttttttttaattttttattacctaaaccaaaccaaatcCAATTCTAGACtggaagaaaatggaaagaaaaaaaaacaagaaatcGATGGGGGAAAATTCGACCAAAACGGAAGGGGGCATATGAAACGTCAAAGTTAACAACGGGAGATCGGGATGAGCGAAACGAAACGTAAGGGAAAACTGGGCAATCTCAGATTGTGGTTATCCCTTGATGTTAGTTCACACACAAAATCCCGCATAACAAAAACATACCCTCCTCCATATTAATTATATCCTCATCGACACCCGAAAAAAATACCTAACAAAGGTCcaagcaagaagaaaggaaggaaagaaaCCCGCCCTCTCCTCCAGAAAAGACCATTGCgaataaaagaaaaagtaGAAAGCccttttgtttgtttattcaaattttttttgtaaaaacaaaaacaaaaaatcaaaaacaaaaaacaaaaaagcGAGTCTGCCTGAAAAAAGTCTGCTGAAATATGTTGATTAGAAAATAAGTATTATTAAAGATttgtttaaagaaaaaaataaaaactaGAGAAAAGCCAGAATGGTAAAAATTGATTTTCCATATAGATAATTCATatattggtattgttggtggtatttCCACTATTTAGTAATGAAAGATAAACCTACAATCGAAAAATTGTGGGAGTATTTCGCTTATTGATTAGTTGAAAAACCATCACTTTTTAAATcaaaatttccaaaatgCTTTCCCCAATTTTCATAGATTtaaaatcatcaataaGGAActtacaacaacaaagcGGCAGCACCGGCGACCAAAGCACCAGCAGCTGGGAAAGCcttagcagcagcaccagtGTACTCAGATTGAGATTGGGTGGTGGTTGGCTTTGGAGCTGGAGAAACGGTGGTGTTCTTTGGGACACCAGCTTCAGTGGTGGCGGTTAGTGGGCACCAGGTGGTGTATTCAGTGATGACGTCGTTGACGGTGACGGTAGCAGTAGAGACC
This genomic interval from Kluyveromyces marxianus DMKU3-1042 DNA, complete genome, chromosome 4 contains the following:
- the AHP1 gene encoding thioredoxin peroxidase AHP1, with amino-acid sequence MSTKLPETKFQYVRIIPSQEGTEACTFPVETSFSEFKGPIVITGAPAAFSPTCSISHIPGYVEKLDELVKAGASQVFVVTADNPFANNAWAKKLGVKDTDKIKFITDSGAKFSQSLGYALPIGDGVYWASRYLVIAKDGEIIYKAVEEKPASEVTVSSVDNALDQLRKL
- the CCW12 gene encoding Ccw12p codes for the protein MQFSTVATFAAVAAVASAQNITTATATENATTLVTITSCSEDKCHESVSPALVSTATVTVNDVITEYTTWCPLTATTEAGVPKNTTVSPAPKPTTTQSQSEYTGAAAKAFPAAGALVAGAAALLL